The Thermodesulfovibrionales bacterium genomic sequence AACTATGTAGCCTCAGCCCGCCTCTGCCTCAAGAAGTTCCGAAAACCTTTTCTTGCCACAAGAAAAAGAAAGACGAGAACGACCAAGCCGCCCAGGAGCGGGAGGGCTATTGCCACTATGCTAAGGCCTGCCGCAATTGCCAGTTCAATCGTCGCAACAGCGTGATTGCCTAAGCCCCCTGTAACGGTGCTTGACGCGCCTCTTACAAGTGCCGTAGCTCCATGGAATATTGCTGCCGTTCCGCCCCCGGCTATGATTGCGAGAGTCCATTTCATCAGAGGGCTCATTTGAATGATGCTCGACGCGGCAACGATAGTACCGGCAACAACCGCAACCGGTGCAGCAATGGAATCCATGAGATTGTCAACCCAGGGGATGTAGTATGCCGCGACTTCAAGAATTGTGGCAGTTGCAAACGCCGTGAAGGCGGCGTATGTTCCAATCCACTGGAAGCCATGAGATAAGGTCAGATGTCCTGAAAGAGAAGCGATGCTCATTGCCAGGAGAGGCACAAAGACCCTGAAACCGCAGGCCGCGCTTAATCCTATTCCGAGACAGATACTAAGAAGGATTTCCATATACCATCCCGCCCTCATCTCCATCTGCAGTCAAGCCTTGAAAGGAACAACCTACAACGTCTCCCTCGCCTTTGAGGGTTGCCTACCGACCTTTCCAAGAGGCAGATGCTATTGGCCCTTGGGACCCTGCTGGCCGGCCTTGTACCCTTCCCGGTAAGCAGACTCTTTTGATTTCTCGTTCTGATCGTAAATATAGCCGCCAGCCAACCCGGCAGCAGCTCCTATCGCAGCTCCCAGACCCGCATTGCCGGCCATGGCCCCGATTATTGCGCCTCCACCGGCGCCGATAACACCTCCACTCATTGTTCGTTGCTGGGTGTCAGACATGCCTGCACATCCACAGAGCGCAAGACCGAATGTCAGAATAACTACGACTGAAATAATCTTCATGACTTCCTCCTTAGGGTAATCTTAAAGTTTTTGGTCATGGTCGAGTTAGGGCTTGCACGGCCATTTTTCGATCAGAAACCTGAACTCGGTCTCTACTGGCAGATCCTTCTCATATTGCGGATGTGCTTTGGCCCATTCGATAAACATCTTGACGGTATCGTTTCGAGACGGCTGCGGATCCGGCAAACAGATCAGTTTGGACGCTTTGGGTCCAACAGTGGAGGCTTGGTAATAATGAAACGCCCCCACCAAATACCCTTCGCAGAAGTTGACTGCTTGGGTGTGTAAAGGATCATCCGGAGCCGCGCTACAGATATTTATGAGGTCCCGGGTCGTCCGAACTTCAAACTCCTTTTCCGAGACCGCACCAACCACAGCAGGCAACATTAACAAAACTGACAGGAAGAAACCGATCGCTCTACGCTTCATGATGTACCCCCCTCTACTGCATAGGTTTGTAAATGGCCAGCGACGACGGCACCTTCCGAGTTTTATCAGTTCGAAGATCACAACCTGAATAGCCACGGCCGCCAGCCCCAGACCCATGGTTCAATGTAACAGCTCCTTACAATCAAGTTTACCATGAGAGACGGACCTGTCAACTTACAGAGACGGGAAAGTGCTCCCTCATTAACAGTCGACCACACCCCTCCAGGGCGGGATAGTCCGCCTTATTCCTGCTCGAAAGAGTATCTTTTGACCGAACGATTTTACTTTGCGGACATCTTCGTATGGTCCTGGTGACAAAGCAGACACTCCATATGCCCCCGCTGGTGGTTCATTCCCCCCATGGAATGCCACATGTCGTCCGGCCCATGGCACTCCACGCAATGGGCTGTTTCTTTCGACGGTGTTCATTTTGGAGGCTTCCAATTTCCTTCGAAGTATTCATTGAGGTAATACACCACGGTATAAACGGTCTCGCCTGTAACTTTGGCACAACGCTCCTTCTTCTCCCTGGACGTTGCGTGGGTGCCTGCGGCTAACGTCCACTTGGAAACTGATGTATGGCATAGTGGTGACATCGCCTTGGTCGCCTGTACCTCAGAAGCAGACTGCATCATCTGAACATCTAACCTCTCTCTTGTTGACAGTCAGCCTGTTCTGTGATAAAAAGGGGGCGTAGAGTAATGGAGCCGAAACCCGGAGAAAGTTAGCTGTGATTCGTTACCCTCTGCAGGGAAAATCTATGTAAAGGAGGAAGAAGAAATGAAGAGGACCTTTATCACGGTACTACTGCTTGTAGGAGTGCTTATGTTGAGTCATGACGTTTTGCCCGCGCGAGGA encodes the following:
- a CDS encoding DUF4126 domain-containing protein, with the translated sequence MEILLSICLGIGLSAACGFRVFVPLLAMSIASLSGHLTLSHGFQWIGTYAAFTAFATATILEVAAYYIPWVDNLMDSIAAPVAVVAGTIVAASSIIQMSPLMKWTLAIIAGGGTAAIFHGATALVRGASSTVTGGLGNHAVATIELAIAAGLSIVAIALPLLGGLVVLVFLFLVARKGFRNFLRQRRAEAT
- a CDS encoding YMGG-like glycine zipper-containing protein; this translates as MKIISVVVILTFGLALCGCAGMSDTQQRTMSGGVIGAGGGAIIGAMAGNAGLGAAIGAAAGLAGGYIYDQNEKSKESAYREGYKAGQQGPKGQ
- a CDS encoding Rap1a/Tai family immunity protein, which encodes MKRRAIGFFLSVLLMLPAVVGAVSEKEFEVRTTRDLINICSAAPDDPLHTQAVNFCEGYLVGAFHYYQASTVGPKASKLICLPDPQPSRNDTVKMFIEWAKAHPQYEKDLPVETEFRFLIEKWPCKP